The region GCATCGCACTGCTCGATACGGCGCGCGAAAAGGTCGAGCCGGTGATCAAGTTCGATCCCTTCACCCGGCTCGGCCTCGGGATCTTCTCGTTCTTCGAGCACCTGTACGGCGGATTCGGCATGTTCGGGCAGGTCGTGATCGATCTCCTCGCGATCCTGCGCAAACCGAAAATCACGCCATGGACCGAAATCTCCGCGAACGTCTATAACGCCGGCGCCAAGGCCTTGCCGATCACCGCGCTGGTCGCGTTCCTGATTGGCATCGTGTTGAGCTATCTGTCGGCGCAGCAACTGCGGCTTTTTGGCGCGAATCAGTACATCGTCAATATTCTTGGGCTGTCGGTGATTCGCGAACTGGGGCCCGTGCTGTCGGCGATTCTGGTGGCGGGCCGCTCGGGCTCGGCGATTACCGCGCAGATCGGCGTGATGCGCGTCACCGAAGAACTCGACGCCATGCGCGTGATGGGCATCCCGCACGGCTTGCGGCTGATCCTGCCGCGCGTGGTCGCGCTTGGCGTGGCCATGCCGCTCCTCGTGATGTGGACCAATATCATCGCGTTGACGGGCGGCGCGCTCGCCGCGAAGATCGTCCTCGGCATCGACATGAGCTACTTCGCGCGCGCCTTGCCGAGCGTGGTGCCGGTTGCGAACTTGTGGATCGGCCTCGGCAAGGGCATCGCGTTCGGCATGCTGATCGCGATCGTCGGCTGTCACTTCGGCTTCCGTATCAAGGCCAATTCGCAAAGTCTCGGCGAAGGCACGACGACCTCGGTGGTGACCTCGATCACTATCGTGATTCTCGCGGACGCGGTGTTCGCGATCCTCTTCCAGAACGTGGGGCTAGGATGATCGCGCCACTCACTCAGGCCGTACGCGGCCAACCGATGCCCGAGATTGCGGAGCCGGTGATCGAAGTGATCGACATCACCAAGCGCTACGGCCGCAACATCGTGCATCAGCATCTGAATTTCGACGTGCGGCGCGGCGAGATCGTCTCGGTCGTCGGCGGGTCGGGCTCGGGCAAGACCACGCTGGTGCGGCAGATTCTCGGCCTGGAGCGGCCGTCGTCGGGGACCATCAAGCTGTTCGGTGAGAACATTGCCACCATTTCGCCTGAAGACGCGCTGCTCATGCGCAGCCGCTCCGGGATGCTGTTTCAGCGCGGCGCGCTGTTCTCGTCGCTCTCGGTGTTCGACAACGTCGCGCAGCCCTTGCGCGAGCTCGGCCAGGTGCCCGCGGACCTGCTGCGCGACATCGTGATGCTCAAGCTCGAGATGGTCGGCCTGCCATGCAAGCACGCATCGAAGATGCCATCCGCGCTCTCGGGCGGGATGATCAAGCGCGTGGGTATTGCGCGCGCCATCGCACTCGAACCCGAGCTGCTATTTCTCGACGAACCGACCGCCGGCCTCGATCCTCAGGCGTCCGACGAATTCGTCGAACTGATCTCCGCGCTGCATCGCGCGCTCGGTTTGACGGTGGTCATGGTCACGCACGATCTGGATACGATGATCGCGCTGTCCACCCGCGTCGCCGTGCTGGCGGATCGCAAGGTGCTGGTCGCCGCGCCGGTCGAAGAGGCGGCGGGCGTCGATCATCCTTTTATCCGCGAATATTTCCTCGGCCTGCGCGGGCGTCGTGCGCTGCAGGCGCTGCCGCCGGAACGCCGCGCAAAGTTGCCGCGCGCGGCGCTCGAATCGGCATCGTCCGAATTGCCGCTGTGAACCAGGGAACCTGACAATGGAAAACAAATCACATGCCTTCTGGGCAGGGATCTTCACGGTGGCCTTGCTGGCTGCAATCGCGGTGGCGGCTTTTCTGTTCAACGTCGACCGTTCCGTACGGGTGCCGTACGATCTGATCGCGCGCACCAACGTCACGGGGCTCTATACCGACGCGGCCGTGCGCTATCGCGGGCTCGACGTCGGCAAGGTGCAGTCGATCAAATTCGACCGCGATCATCCGGGACAGATTCTGATTCGTATCCTCGTCGACACGCACGCGCCGATTACGCACTCCACGTTCGGCAGCCTGGGGTTTCAGGGCGTGACGGGTATCGCCTTCATCCAGCTGGATGACACTGGGCGCGATCTGACACCGCTCGCGTCGTCGGCTAAAGCGGTGGCGCAATTGCCGATGCATCCGGGCTTGCTCGATCAGTTGCAGCAGCGCGGCGACGTTTTGCTGCGCAAACTCGAAAGAGTCACTGACGACGTCGACAATCTGTTGTCGCCGGCAATGGTCAGCCAGTTGCAGGGCACGGCAGCGAGCCTTCAGAAGGCCGCCGACGGCGTCGCCACGCTGACCCAGCAGATGGCGCCCGCAGCCGGCAAGCTGCCCGCCACGATCAACGAACTGGATCGCACGCTGGCATCGACCAATCAGTTGATCACCAGTCTGAACCGCCCGGACGGGCCGTTCGAAACCAACCTGAACAAGGTCGGAACGGCGGCGCAGCAAGCGGGTGACGCGCTGGTGTCGATGGACAGTTCGATCCAGGAGTTGTCGGCGCGCGTCGGTTACGACACGCTGCCGCGCGTCAATTCGCTCGCCGAAGACGTGCGCTCCGCGGCCCGTTCGGTGGACCGCGCTGCCGACACGTTCAGCACCAATCCGCGCAGCGTGCTGTTCGGTGCGCCGGGTGCGGCGCCGGGCCCCGGCGAAGCTGGCTTCACGTGGCCGGCGGCCCGCGCCGCTGCGCACGCTCCTCAATGAAATGATTCGCAGGTTTTGAAGAAGGAACATGGTTATGTCACGCTCGATTCACCGATTGTTGTCCTCGAGCGCCGCGCTTGCGATGCTGCTCGCGTTCGGCGTGCTGGCTGCAGGCTGTGCCGGTAACCCCGCGGCGATCTCGGACATCCGCTACGACTTCGGGCCGCCGAATCCGGCGGCCTCGGCCGGCACGCTGCCGGCGGTGAAGGTGCTGGATGTCACCGCGCCCGACAACCTCGAATCCGACAAGCTGATTTACCGGCTCAGCTACGCCGACGCGCAGCAGACGGCGTCGTACGCGAATAGCCACTGGACCATGGCGCCGTCGCAATTGCTGACCCAGCGTCTGCGCGGTGCGCTCAGTTCGCGCGGCACCGTGCTGACGGGCGCTGACGGCGTGCACGCCGCGGTCCTGAAGGTCGATCTGAGCGAGTTCGAACAGGTCTTCGATAGCCGGTCGGAAAGCCATGCGGCAGTTACCGCGCGCGCTACGTTGACGCAAGGCGGCAAGGTGATCGGCCAGCGCACCTTCATCGCGCGCGCGCCGTCCAGTTCGGCGGACGCCGCCGGCGGCGCGCAAGCCCTCGCCGCGGCCAGCGACGATCTCGTCGCGCAGATCGGCGCATGGCTCGGCGTGCAGGCGCTGGTCGCCGCGCAATGACCGGCATGCAGCGCAAAGAACGGAGCGCTGCATGAGCGTTAAACCCTGGCAGCGCCGTCCGTCGGCGCTTGCCCGGCAGGCGCTGGGGCTGTACGCGGCGCTGATCGTCTACGGTTCGTGGTATCCGTTTTCCGGCTGGCGTTCGCTCGGCCTCGCTCCGTTTGCCTACCTGTCCGATCCCATGCCGCAGTACCTGACGGCGTTCGACGTCGTCACGAACGTGCTCGGCTATATGCCGTTCGGCGCGCTGGTGGTGCTTGCGGTGTATCCGCGCTGGCGCGGTACGCTGGCGGTCGCGTTGGCCTTCGTGCTCGGCGGGTTGCTGTCGGGTGTGATGGAAGCGGTGCAAACCTATCTGCCGACGCGCGTTGCCTCCAACCTCGATCTGGCCGCCAATGCGCTCGGCGCGCTGCTCGGCGCGGCGATCATGTCGCCGGCCACTGGCGCATTGCTCGATCGCGGTCTGCTGCGGCGTTTGCGGCTTCTCTGGTTCGAGCGCGACACGGCGGCGCTCGCGTGCCTCGTCGCCTTGTGGCCGTTCGCGACGATGTACCCGGCGCCGCGCCTCTTCGGTCTCGGCAACTGGCCGCGCGAACTTTGGCTGCGTTTCGATTCGACGACACAAGATGCCCTGCTCGCATGGACGCCGCCGACCTGGCACGTCGGTGCGTGGCCGGCGCTGGTTGCCGCCTGGCTGCCGGACGACACCTGGGAAGCTGTCATCACGACGCTCGATCTGTTCGCCGCACTCGCCCTGGCTTCGCTGCCGGTGCGCCGCCATGCGCCGCTCGTGCGCCTGTTGATCCTGTTTATCGTCACGACCTTGTGCGTCAAGGCGGGCGCGACCTTTCTGCAATCGCAATCCGGTCTTGCGTTCGACTGGGCGACGCCCGGCGCCTTGGCGGGGCTTGTGTGCGGCGCCGTCGCGGCACTCCTGGCGCTGCGCTTGCGGCGCCGGTCGCGTGCGGCGCTCGCGGCCTGCGCGCTCACAGTCGCGCTGGTGTTCGTCAATCTGCTGCCGGTGAATCCGTATTTCGATGCCGTGCTGGCCGACTGGCGCCAGGGGCGGTATCTGCACTTCAACGGTCTCGCGCACTGGATCGCGTGGAGCTGGCCGTATGCGGCGCTGGTGTGGCTCGCCTATCGCGTCGAACAGGTGTGGCTCAGGCGGCGCGTGAAACGCGCATGAAGCACGGGCGGCGCATGCGCGCGGCCGGATGGGGCGGCGCGCCCGGCCGCACAGGGCCGCACGGGGTCGCACAGGGCGCACAGGGCGCACGCCGCAAGGTGCGCTGCATACCCGGCCGGGCCGCGGGCCGCCGTCAGTCCGTCGTTCAGCGACCGTCAGCCCCGCTCGCTATAATCGTCCGCACAACAGGCGCGCCGCAGCGCTTCCAGCGCCATTCCCACTCTCACAGTCTCGCTTCCGGACATCATGGACTCCTTCTACAAGTACCACGTCTTCTTCTGCCTCAATCAGCGCGATCCCGGCGCGGAGCGCCCGAGCTGCGCGAATTGCAACGCGCAGGCGATGCAGGAACACGCGAAAAAACGCGTGAAGCAACTCGGCCTTGCAGGTCCGGGCCAGGTGCGCATCAACAAGGCAGGCTGTCTCGAGCGTTGCGAGCTCGGCCCGGCGCTCGTCGTGTATCCGGAAGGCGTCTGGTACACGTATGTCGACGAGAGCGACATCGACGAAATCGTCGATTCGCACCTCGTGAACGGCAAGATTGTCGAGCGCCTGAAGATCGATCAATAAACCGCGCCATGAACGTACATACGAAGAAGTATCTGATCGACGGCCCGGTCGGCAAGATCGAGGTCGCGCAGGATCTGCCCGACGACATGCGCGAGAACGGCGCCGCGCCGCGCGGCATCGCCCTGGTCGCGCACCCGCACCCGCTGTTCGGCGGCACGATGGACAACAAGGTCGCGCAGACGCTCGCGCGCACGCTTGTGCAGTTGAACTACGTGACGTACCGCTCGAATTTCCGGGGTGTCGGCGAAACGCAAGGCGAGCATGACGCCGGCATCGGCGAGCGCGACGATCTGCGCGCCGTGCTCGATCACATGCGCGCGCAAGCCGGGCAGGGCGATCTGCCGCTCGTACTGGCGGGTTTTTCGTTCGGCACCTTCGTGTTGTCGCACGTGGCTGCGAAGCTGCGCGAAGAAGGTCAGGCGATCGAGCGGATCGTGTTCGTCGGCACGGCGGCGAGCCGTTGGGAGGTCGCACCCGTGCCGGAAAATACGCTTGTGATTCACGGCGAAACCGACGAGACCGTTCCCATTCAGTCGGTTTACGACTGGGCGCGGCCGCAGGAATTGCCGATCGTCGTGATTCCGGGGGCAGAGCATTTTCTGCATCGCAAGCTGCACGTTCTGAAACGGATCATTGTCGACGCGTGGCGTTAATGGGGTGCGGGGGACGCGCCGCGCGTGTTTTCCGGGGTACAGGTACGTGCAAACGCAAATTAATCGCCGCCCTTTGGTCAAAGATACCAGGATAGCGCGCGTATAATAGGCGCTCTTTTTTGGGCGCAGCATCGCCCACCCGGCAGTTCGCGCGACGCGTAGCTTTGCGCGCGCAGCGGTGCCGGATGCGAGGCGTGCTGCGCGAACCGATCGCGTGGCCGGAAGTCCAATGGGCGCCGCGCCGTTTTACGGCCTGACGTTCGCCGACCGGCTCCTCCAAACTGTGCGCCCTGCGCGCGATGTATTTTTTCGCACGAACCGACCCTATGCGTTTCTCCACCTCCGGCCGCACGTCATTCCCGTCAGTTGCTTCTTTCGTTCCCCCTGCGCTTAGCCGCGCCGTGACCCTCGGCATGGTGCTGCCGGCAACCCTCGTTGCCAGCACGGCGTTCGCGCAGGTGCCGCCGCCCGCGGTGAACGCGCGCTCGTGGGTGCTCGTCGACGCCACCAGCAATCAGGTGCTCGCCTCGGGAAATGCCGACGAACGCGCCGAGCCGGCCTCGCTGACCAAGCTGATGACCGCGTACCTCGTCTTCGAAGCACTGCAGACGAAGAAGATCACGATGGACCAGACGATTGAGCCGAGCGAAGCGGTGCGCCGCGTGAAAACCGACGAATCGCGCATGTTCATCGAAGCGAACAAGCCGGTGACCGTGCACGATCTGGTGTACGGCATGATCATCCAGTCCGGTAACGACGCGGCGATCGCGCTGGCCGAACTGGTGGGCGGCAGCGAAGCGCAGTTCGTCAACATGATGAACACCGAAGCGCAGAAACTCGGCATGACGCACACGCATTTTGCTGACGTGAACGGTATGCCCGACCCGCAGCACTACACCACGGCGGGCGACCTCGCGATTCTGTCGGCGCGTCTGATTCGTGACTTCCCCGACTACTACAACATCTTCTCGGTCAAGGAATTCACGTACAACAAGATCAAGCAGCCGAACCGCAACCGTCTGCTGTGGATCGATCCGACGGTGGACGGCCTGAAGACCGGTCACACGCAGGCCGCCGGCTACTGCCTGATCGCCAGCGCGAAGCGTTCGCTGCCGGGCACGACCGACGGCTCGCGCCGCCTCGTCGCGGTGATGATGGGCGAGACCAAGGAACACGACCGCGTGCAGGACGCCCTGAAGATGCTGAACTACGGCTACACCGCGTATGACACGGTGCGTCTGTACAAGGCGAATCAGGTGGTGGGCACGCCGCGCGTCTACAAGGGTGCGCAGGACACCGTGCAGATCGGCGTGAAGGGCGATCAGACCATCACCGTGCCGAAGGGCATGGGCGACAAGGTGAAGCCGCAGATCGAGCAGATCGATCCGCTGATCGCGCCGATCGCGAATGGTCAGCGAGTCGGCACGGCGAAGCTGGTGGCCGACGGCAAGGTGCTGGCGCAATTCCCGATTGTCGCGTTGCAGGCTGTACCGCAAGCCGGCGTGGTCGGCCGCGTATGGGATTCGCTGATGCTGATGTTCAACAAGAAGAAGTAAGAGCCCGATTGCGATGACCGCTGTTGCCGATATTTCGCTCGATCCGATCGTTTATCTGAACGGCGAGCTGGTGCCCTTGTCCGAAGCGCGCTGGTGAAGGATGGCGTGTTGTACGCGGCCTATCAGCGTGCCAAGGCCAAGGAAGCGCTAGAAGCGCTGCAAGGAGTAGAAAGTGAATCCCGCGAAAGAATCGTTGCTTGAGTTTCCGTGCGACTTTCCCATCAAGATCATGGGCAAGTCGCATCCAGAGTTCGCCGAGACGATTGTCTCGGTGGTTCGGCAGTTCGATAACGAAGTGGACCCCGAGCGCGTGGAAACGCGGCCGTCCAGCGGCGGCAATTACACCGGTTTGACGGTCACAGTGCGCGCCACGAGCCAGGCGCAGCTCGACGATATCTATCGCGCGCTCACCGGCCATCCGATGGTGAAAGTGGTGCTTTAAAGCCTGGCGCTGTGTGTCTCGGTTTTACGGCGTGACGTGCAATGCGTCCGCCGCCAGATCGGCGCTTGCTGCAGGCCCCGCCTCGCAAGCCCGCTCGAAAAGCTGTCTGAACCGTCCCACTTCTTCGAATACCCAGGCGCGGAACGCCTTGACGCGCGCGGTTTCGAGCATCTGCGGCGGGCAGATGAAGTAGTACTGCCATGGGCTTGGTCCATCCACATCGAATAGCCGCACAAGGCGGCCTGCTGCGATCTCGTGCATTGCCAGCGAACGGCGCGTGAGCGCGATCCCCTGACCGTCGATGGCCGCCTGCAGCAAATTCGACGAATCCTGATACAGCACGCCGCGCTTCGGCTCCGGCCAGTCGGTGAGGCCGGCCGCGTCGAACCACGGGCGCCAGAGTTCGTCGTCCGAACGCAGCAGCGGGACCTTGGCCAGATCGGCCGGCGTTTGCGGCAGCTTGCCGCCGTTGAAATTCGGTGCGCAGGCCGGAAAGAATATCTCCTCCAGCAGCAACTCCGCGTGCAGCCCCGAATACTTGCCGTAGCCGAAGCGGATCGCCACGTCGACGTCGTCGCGCGCGAAGTCGGTCAACGCATTGGTGGACAGCAGTTCGAGGTCCCACTGGGGATGCGCCTCGATAAAGCTGCCAATGCGCGGCGTCACCCAGCGCGCCGCAAACGAGGACAGCATGGACACGACAAGGCGCCGCTCGCGGTCGCCGGCGCGGATTTCGCGGGTGGCGTCGACAAGCGCCGTCAGCGCGCTGCGCACGCGCGTGGCATAGCGCCGGCCCGTGTCCGTGAGCCGTACGCGTTTGCCGTCGCGGGCGAACAGCGTGACGCCCAACTCCGCCTCAAGCGCGCGAATCTGGTGACTGACAGCGCCGTGCGTGACGAACAGTTCGTCAGCGGCGCGCGAGAAGCTCTCGTGGCGGGCGGCGGCTTCGAACGCCTTGATGGCGTTCAGTGGGGGTAATTGCCGGAGGTCCATCGCAATATTTCTCACATAGAGGTGAAAATAGATCGTTTTGCGTAAACCCTTGCTACGCCTACGATTGTAGCCACGAAACGAACTTTTGCGAGGGCATTATGCGAGAAATTTCCTCTAGCATCGCGTTTGAAATCCGCAACGGCGAAACCATTCCTATGAAGGTGGCGCGCAGCACCAAGCTGGTTGTGCACGGTGGCGCGGTGTGGGTTACGCGCAGCGACGACACGGACGACTACTGGCTGCAGCCTGGCCACACGCTGCGGCTGCGGCGCGGTGAACGGTTGTGGTTGAGCGCGGAGGGCAGCACGCACGCGAAGGTCGCGTTTTCGGTGCCGACGCGCTGCGATGAGCGTGCACTGAACTGGCTCGCGCGGGTCGGCGAACGGCTGGCGGCCCGCATGCGTGGGGGCTGGCGCACGGTGTGAACGCAGGGAGCGCCGCGACGTGATCGCGCATCGGCGCTCAGGCAAAACGGCGCTCAGGCTAAACGGCGCTCCGGCGCGATACGAGGCGGCGCCATGCCCTTAAGCAGGTGCGTCCGGCGGGGATGCCCAGATTTCGGTAAACTGTGGGAATTATGTGCGCCGCCCCGGTTTCCCCGTCTCCTTTGCCCGCCATGGCGCCGCTTACGCTGCGCTGGCTTGGCAACGAACCTTACGAAGCCAGTTTCGAAGCGATGCGCGCGTTCACCGACGCGCGCACTGCCGATACATCCGACGAAATCTGGCTGGTCGAACACCCTCCCGTCTTTACGCTTGGCCAGGCCGGCGACCCGGCGCATCTCCTGGCCGCCGATAGCGGTATTCCGCTCGTCAAGGTCGACCGGGGGGGGCAGATCACCTATCACGGACCCGGGCAGGTGGTTGCCTACCTGCTGCTGGATCTGCGCCGGCGCAAGCTGATGGTGCGCGAGATGGTCACGCGGATCGAGCAGGCTGTGATCGACACCCTCGCGGCGTATAATCTCGCGGGAGAACGCAAGGCGGGCGCCCCTGGTATCTACGTGGCGCCCGGGCCGGATGCCGGGCTGAATGCCGGCGCCAAGATCGCCGCGCTGGGTCTGAAAATCCGCAACGGCTGCAGCTATCACGGCGTGAGCCTGAATGTGAACATGGACTTGCGGCCGTTTCTGGCCATCAACCCATGCGGCTACGCGGGGCTCGAAACAGTCGATATGGCAACGCTGGGTGTTGCCGCCGGCTGGGACGACGTGGCCCGTACCTTTGCAGCACGCCTCACCGCAAACCTCGACGGCAGTCCCGCAGCCGTCGCCCAACCGCAGGCTGGTGCTCTCACCGCCTGACTGGACCGAACGAATGACTGACGTTACCGCGAACCTCGCTGCTTCTGCCGCTTCTGCCGCCGAGCCGGCTTCCGCCGCTGCCTACGACGCCACCGCGAAGCAGAAGGCACAAGCCAAAACCGCCCGTATCCCGATCAAGATCGTCCCGATCGAAAAGCTGAAAAAGCCGGACTGGATTCGCGTCAAAGCGGCCACCGGCAATTCGCGCTTCTACGAAATCAAGCAGATTCTGCGCGAACACAACCTGCACACGGTGTGCGAAGAAGCGAGCTGCCCGAATATCGGCGAATGCTTCGGCAAGGGCACCGCGACGTTCATGATCATGGGCGACAAGTGCACGCGCCGCTGCCCGTTCTGCGACGTCGGCCACGGCCGCCCCGATCCGCTCGATGTGGATGAGCCGGGCAACCTGGCGCGCACCATCGCCGCACTGAAGCTGAAGTACGTGGTGATCACGAGCGTCGACCGTGACGATTTGCGCGACGGTGGCGCGGCTCACTTCGTGGAATGTATCCGTCAGACACGCGAACTGTCGCCGGAAACACGCATTGAAATTCTGACACCGGACTTCCGCGGCCGTCTGGATCGTGCGATCGGCATTCTGAACGCCGCACCGCCCGATGTGATGAACCACAACCTCGAAACGGTACCGCGCCTGTACAAGGAAGCGCGCCCGGGTTCGGACTACGCGCATTCGCTGAAACTGCTGAAGGATTTCAAGGCGCTGCATCCGGACGTCGCGACCAAGTCTGGCCTGATGGTCGGCCTCGGCGAAACCGAAGAAGAGATTCTGCAAGTGATGCGCGATCTGCGCGAACACGACGTGGACATGCTGACGATCGGTCAGTATCTGCAGCCGTCGGAGCACCACCTGCCGGTCCGCTCGTATGTGCATCCGGACACGTTCAAGATGTACGAAGAAGAAGCGTACAAGATGGGCTTCACACACGCGGCGGTAGGCGCGATGGTTCGCTCGAGCTACCACGCCGATCTGCAGGCGCATGGAGCCGGGGTGGTTTGAACGGTTTAGTGTGTTGTCAGTTTGAAAATGCAAAGCCCGCACGTGTTGCGGGCTTTGTTCTTTTTTGGGGCGCTGGAGCGGGCGGTTCAGCAGTTCCGCGCGGCGATCTGCCTGTGCTGCTTAGCGGTAGTGGCGCGCGAGCAGACTGCAAGTAACAGATATCACTCCGCCGATAATCGTGAACGGATAGAGAAAGCCGATAAAACGATGGCGCAGCGCGCGGTCTTCGATGAGGCGGTAGATCAAATTGGGCATGCTGGATCTCCTTGAAACCAGGTCGAAAAGTGCAGCTCAGCGCGCCTAAATCAGTTAGGTAAGCGAATAATGAGATGCGGAAAAGGAGGCCGCGACGACGCCGGTTATGAGCAGCGAAAACCACATCAACCATCCATCACGCTCCTGTTCTCTTGCGTGACGCGTTGGACGAGCCGCTGCATCGGCCGCACCCAGGCACACCAGTATTGTGAAGGGGCGCGTCTAGCCGCCAGCCCGCGCACGCTCAAGCAAACAATTCAATCACAGGCCAGCCGCGTTCCGTGGCAACGGCGCGCAAACGCGGGTCGGGATTGGTCGCGACCGGATGCGTGACACGCTCGAGCAAAGGCACGTCGTTGATCGAATCGCTATAGAACCGGCTCTGCGGGAAATCCTGCAGGCGCTGGCCGAGCGAAGCTAGCCAGTCCTCGGTGCGCGTGATCTTGCCCTCGCGGAAGGTCGGCACGCCGACCGAATTTCCGGTAAAGCGTGCCAACGGATCGCCGTCTTCAGTGCCGAGATCGATCCCCAGCAAATGTTCGAAGCCGAGTGCCTTGGCGATCGGTTTCGTAATGAACACATTGGTGGCTGTGACGACGCAGCACAGGTCGCCTGCGTCGATATGACGTTGCACGAGTTTCCGCGCAGCGGGCAGAATGGCCGGCGCAATCACCTCCTCCATGAACTGCGCGTGCCACGCGTCGAGCTGCTCGCGCGAGTGGCGAGCCAGCGGCGCCAATGTGTAATTCAGGTAGGCGGTCATATCGAGTGTGCCGGCCACATACTGGCGGTAATAGTCGTCGATTTCCTCCGCGTGCTGCGCAGCGCCTTCTATGCCCAATCCGGCGATGAAATGGGCCCACGCCTGATCGCTGTCGAGCGGCAGCAGCGTGTGGTCCAGGTCGAACAGCGCAAGGTTGCGGCTCATCCAGCGTCCTTGTGAGAGTGAGAAAAATAAGTAGTTGAGCGAATCGCGTGCCGGACCATGAGCCGGCACACCGCAATCCACAGGCTGGCACGAGCGTATATTCAAAAGCACAAAATTACAATAAGGCAAAAATGTGCAACACTAGTGTCATAAACGCCCCGGGTGCCGGTTCGCGCGGCATGCGGTTCGGGTCTTGGCAGCAGGAACGGGTGCGCAGTGCCTTATGTTGATTCTCCTTAACCTTCTGGCTGGTGTGGCGCTCCTCGTGTGGGGCTCGCATATCGTACGTACCGGCATCCTGCGCGTGCTCGGCGCCGATCTGCGCAGCGTCCTCGGGCGCAGCACCAGCAGTCGCTGGCGTGCCTTCCTCGCGGGCGTTGGCGTCACAAGCCTCGTGCAGAGCAGCAATGCAACGGCGGTGATTGTCACGTCCTTCGCTGCGCAAGGTCTCCTGCCGCTTACCAGCGGCCTCGCGATCATGCTTGGCGGCGACGTCGGCACCGCACTCATGGCGCGGGTGCTGACACTCGATCTGTCATGGCTGTCGCCGATCCTGATTCTGTTCGGCGTGCCGCTCTTTCTGTCGCGCAAGCAAACCCGCCTCGGCCAGGTCGGCCGTACGCTGATCGGGCTAGGCTTGATCCTGCTGGCGCTGCACCTGATCGTCGAAACCGCCCAGCCGATGATGCAAGGCGCCGGCGTGCGCGTGATGTTCGGCGCGCTGACCGGCGACACCATGCTCGACGCGCTGGTCGGCGCGGCATTCGCGATGCTGTCCTATTCGAGTCTCGCGGCGGTCCTGCTGACTGCGACGCTTGCCTCGTCCGGCGTGATCTCGCTGAAGGTGGCGCTGTGTCTGGTGATCGGCGCGAATCTCGGCAGCGGCTTGCTGGCGCTGATGGGTACGCTCGCGCAGAACGCGGCGGCGCGGCGTCTGGCCTTGGGCAGTCTCGCATTCAAGCTGACCGGCGCGTTGCTGATCCTGCCGTTCGCGCCGTTGCTTGCACGCGGGCTGCCGGTGCTGATCGCGAATCCACGCGAAGCGGTGGTCGGTTTTCACGTGATCTACAACACACTGCGTTGCTGCGCCTGCCTTTCGCTGATCGATCCGGTGGCGCGCATCTGCACGCGGGTATTGCCGGACCGGCCGCAGCCCAACGGCGAACTGCGGCCGCTGCATCTGGATGCCGCCGCGCTTCCCACACCCACGCTCGCACTCGCGCACGCCGCCCGCGAGGTGCTGCGCATCGGCGACATCGTGCGCACCATGCTCGATAACATCGCGGAC is a window of Paraburkholderia phytofirmans OLGA172 DNA encoding:
- a CDS encoding MlaE family ABC transporter permease, which produces MNYDTPPGLEVAAGSQGKIVRLSGQWTALALARDKATGHVIPLLHSLLGAEGIRQWDLSRIDRMDHVGGQALWRVWGHRLPPDTTLTDTQRDIFERIALLDTAREKVEPVIKFDPFTRLGLGIFSFFEHLYGGFGMFGQVVIDLLAILRKPKITPWTEISANVYNAGAKALPITALVAFLIGIVLSYLSAQQLRLFGANQYIVNILGLSVIRELGPVLSAILVAGRSGSAITAQIGVMRVTEELDAMRVMGIPHGLRLILPRVVALGVAMPLLVMWTNIIALTGGALAAKIVLGIDMSYFARALPSVVPVANLWIGLGKGIAFGMLIAIVGCHFGFRIKANSQSLGEGTTTSVVTSITIVILADAVFAILFQNVGLG
- a CDS encoding ABC-type transport auxiliary lipoprotein family protein, coding for MSRSIHRLLSSSAALAMLLAFGVLAAGCAGNPAAISDIRYDFGPPNPAASAGTLPAVKVLDVTAPDNLESDKLIYRLSYADAQQTASYANSHWTMAPSQLLTQRLRGALSSRGTVLTGADGVHAAVLKVDLSEFEQVFDSRSESHAAVTARATLTQGGKVIGQRTFIARAPSSSADAAGGAQALAAASDDLVAQIGAWLGVQALVAAQ
- a CDS encoding MlaD family protein, translating into MENKSHAFWAGIFTVALLAAIAVAAFLFNVDRSVRVPYDLIARTNVTGLYTDAAVRYRGLDVGKVQSIKFDRDHPGQILIRILVDTHAPITHSTFGSLGFQGVTGIAFIQLDDTGRDLTPLASSAKAVAQLPMHPGLLDQLQQRGDVLLRKLERVTDDVDNLLSPAMVSQLQGTAASLQKAADGVATLTQQMAPAAGKLPATINELDRTLASTNQLITSLNRPDGPFETNLNKVGTAAQQAGDALVSMDSSIQELSARVGYDTLPRVNSLAEDVRSAARSVDRAADTFSTNPRSVLFGAPGAAPGPGEAGFTWPAARAAAHAPQ
- a CDS encoding alpha/beta hydrolase; translated protein: MNVHTKKYLIDGPVGKIEVAQDLPDDMRENGAAPRGIALVAHPHPLFGGTMDNKVAQTLARTLVQLNYVTYRSNFRGVGETQGEHDAGIGERDDLRAVLDHMRAQAGQGDLPLVLAGFSFGTFVLSHVAAKLREEGQAIERIVFVGTAASRWEVAPVPENTLVIHGETDETVPIQSVYDWARPQELPIVVIPGAEHFLHRKLHVLKRIIVDAWR
- a CDS encoding VanZ family protein, with translation MSVKPWQRRPSALARQALGLYAALIVYGSWYPFSGWRSLGLAPFAYLSDPMPQYLTAFDVVTNVLGYMPFGALVVLAVYPRWRGTLAVALAFVLGGLLSGVMEAVQTYLPTRVASNLDLAANALGALLGAAIMSPATGALLDRGLLRRLRLLWFERDTAALACLVALWPFATMYPAPRLFGLGNWPRELWLRFDSTTQDALLAWTPPTWHVGAWPALVAAWLPDDTWEAVITTLDLFAALALASLPVRRHAPLVRLLILFIVTTLCVKAGATFLQSQSGLAFDWATPGALAGLVCGAVAALLALRLRRRSRAALAACALTVALVFVNLLPVNPYFDAVLADWRQGRYLHFNGLAHWIAWSWPYAALVWLAYRVEQVWLRRRVKRA
- a CDS encoding (2Fe-2S) ferredoxin domain-containing protein, with the translated sequence MDSFYKYHVFFCLNQRDPGAERPSCANCNAQAMQEHAKKRVKQLGLAGPGQVRINKAGCLERCELGPALVVYPEGVWYTYVDESDIDEIVDSHLVNGKIVERLKIDQ
- a CDS encoding ABC transporter ATP-binding protein, which codes for MIAPLTQAVRGQPMPEIAEPVIEVIDITKRYGRNIVHQHLNFDVRRGEIVSVVGGSGSGKTTLVRQILGLERPSSGTIKLFGENIATISPEDALLMRSRSGMLFQRGALFSSLSVFDNVAQPLRELGQVPADLLRDIVMLKLEMVGLPCKHASKMPSALSGGMIKRVGIARAIALEPELLFLDEPTAGLDPQASDEFVELISALHRALGLTVVMVTHDLDTMIALSTRVAVLADRKVLVAAPVEEAAGVDHPFIREYFLGLRGRRALQALPPERRAKLPRAALESASSELPL